Proteins encoded in a region of the Synechococcus sp. BIOS-U3-1 genome:
- a CDS encoding AbrB family transcriptional regulator gives MLTGAELLAKVKDLGDVSKTDLATACGYVSKKKDGSDRVNFTAFYEALLNAKGIDLGGGSAGIGKGGRKLSYVATVQGNGNLLIGKAYTAMLDLKPGDEFEIKLGRKQIRLVPVGGTDEDEE, from the coding sequence ATGCTCACTGGTGCTGAACTCCTTGCAAAGGTCAAGGATTTAGGTGACGTCTCCAAGACAGACCTGGCTACTGCCTGTGGTTATGTCTCTAAAAAAAAGGATGGTTCTGATCGCGTTAATTTCACTGCTTTCTACGAAGCTCTTCTCAATGCCAAAGGCATTGATCTAGGTGGCGGTTCCGCTGGTATTGGCAAAGGTGGTCGCAAACTTTCCTACGTGGCAACTGTCCAAGGAAACGGCAACCTGTTGATCGGCAAGGCATATACAGCCATGCTTGATCTAAAGCCTGGTGATGAGTTCGAAATCAAGCTGGGTCGCAAACAAATCCGCCTCGTTCCCGTTGGTGGCACTGACGAAGACGAAGAGTGA